The following coding sequences are from one Candidatus Eisenbacteria bacterium window:
- a CDS encoding UDP-2,3-diacylglucosamine diphosphatase — translation MPGMQSANDLRSSAPAERRDDPVFFVADAHFGAGRESEERARIERFLRFLRHVRERARILYIAGDLFDFWFEYAEVLPRVPVLVLRELAELARAGVDVRYLAGNHDYWIGRFFRETIGISVFHRPIDLRLQGKRIYLTHGDDLAAGHDPGYRLLRRIVRNPAAIRAYHWIHPDIGIPLARWASRVSRAHTSRKKFILNRTLEDAVRRKFREGFDCVILGHIHFAEHFRYDEGECVILGDWIEAFTFAEMTGGAITLKRFEE, via the coding sequence ATGCCGGGCATGCAATCCGCGAACGATTTGCGCTCCTCGGCGCCGGCCGAACGGCGCGACGATCCGGTCTTCTTCGTCGCGGACGCCCATTTCGGCGCGGGCCGGGAGAGCGAGGAGCGAGCGCGAATCGAGAGGTTCCTTCGCTTCCTCCGGCACGTCCGCGAGCGGGCGCGGATCCTTTACATCGCGGGGGATCTCTTCGACTTCTGGTTCGAGTATGCCGAAGTGCTCCCCAGAGTCCCCGTCCTCGTCCTTCGGGAGCTCGCGGAGCTCGCGCGCGCCGGGGTCGACGTGCGCTATCTCGCGGGGAACCACGACTATTGGATCGGCCGTTTCTTCCGCGAGACGATCGGGATCTCGGTCTTCCACCGGCCGATCGATCTCCGCCTCCAGGGGAAGCGCATCTACCTCACGCACGGAGACGACCTGGCCGCCGGGCATGATCCCGGCTATCGCCTGCTCCGCCGCATCGTCCGAAATCCAGCCGCGATCCGCGCGTATCATTGGATTCATCCGGACATCGGCATCCCGCTCGCGCGATGGGCTTCGCGCGTGAGCCGCGCGCACACGAGCCGCAAGAAGTTCATCCTGAACCGAACACTCGAGGACGCGGTCCGCCGGAAGTTTCGAGAGGGGTTCGACTGCGTCATCCTCGGGCACATCCACTTCGCCGAACACTTCCGTTACGACGAGGGGGAGTGCGTGATCCTCGGCGACTGGATCGAGGCGTTCACCTTCGCGGAGATGACGGGCGGCGCGATCACGCTCAAGCGGTTCGAGGAGTAG